A region of Rhodohalobacter barkolensis DNA encodes the following proteins:
- a CDS encoding nuclear transport factor 2 family protein has protein sequence MKTKPTKIILASLLTVSFLMTACVQTQNSNPNVEIIEGLYEAFAAGDGGAVLATFSPDIVWNEAESNSVADGNPYIGPQAVAEGVFGRIGQEWETFVLTDQNVYGVGEDMVLATGRYQGTHAATGKTINAQHVHLWWFENGMITRFQQYVDTKQLADAEAE, from the coding sequence ATGAAAACAAAACCAACCAAAATCATTTTAGCCTCTCTACTAACCGTTTCCTTTTTAATGACGGCCTGCGTTCAAACGCAAAACAGTAATCCAAATGTAGAGATCATAGAAGGTTTATATGAAGCCTTTGCAGCCGGAGACGGCGGGGCTGTCCTGGCAACATTCTCGCCCGATATTGTGTGGAATGAAGCTGAAAGCAATTCCGTCGCGGATGGAAACCCGTATATAGGGCCACAGGCAGTTGCCGAAGGAGTATTTGGACGGATCGGACAGGAATGGGAGACATTTGTTCTCACAGATCAAAACGTATACGGAGTTGGTGAAGATATGGTATTGGCTACCGGAAGATACCAGGGAACGCATGCTGCAACCGGTAAGACGATCAATGCACAGCATGTTCATCTTTGGTGGTTTGAAAATGGCATGATCACACGATTTCAGCAGTACGTGGATACCAAACAGTTGGCTGATGCAGAAGCAGAATAG
- a CDS encoding SDR family NAD(P)-dependent oxidoreductase, with the protein MKTAGIIGGSGYIGSYVTKRFLEENYNVKVTARDISKKKKYQHLKQLQNAENLAIVQADVTDIDSLRAFMDGCDIVVHTGTPFQLDVKDPTKELFEPTIKGTENFLALVQESGTVKQVVVVASVAAYNTGYPLPVEGRPADHLYTENDEPHLNEEGHPYCQAKYYADQVVRKFIKENTDTDIEIVSVYPTGVMGPALSQRDDSTSMGLQYLFKHKIAPNPFVQMLYDNDMEFAIVDVRDVAEGIFRAATKGGLHGKQYYLSNESWKVSDISRMLNSEPVIEKRRFVYSGKLAEQELGIMYKPASESFRAYSEQ; encoded by the coding sequence ATGAAAACAGCAGGTATTATTGGCGGTTCAGGATATATCGGCAGCTACGTCACCAAACGTTTTCTCGAAGAGAACTATAATGTGAAGGTGACTGCCAGGGATATCTCTAAAAAGAAAAAGTACCAGCATCTGAAGCAGCTTCAGAATGCAGAAAACCTGGCCATTGTTCAGGCCGACGTGACGGACATCGATTCCCTAAGGGCCTTTATGGATGGATGTGATATTGTAGTTCACACCGGCACGCCGTTTCAGCTGGATGTAAAAGATCCAACCAAAGAGCTTTTTGAGCCCACCATCAAAGGCACCGAGAATTTCCTGGCGCTTGTTCAGGAATCGGGCACAGTAAAGCAAGTGGTGGTTGTGGCCTCCGTTGCCGCATATAACACAGGGTATCCTTTGCCGGTTGAAGGGCGTCCGGCGGATCATCTCTACACCGAAAACGATGAGCCGCACCTGAATGAAGAGGGGCATCCATATTGTCAGGCGAAATATTACGCTGACCAGGTTGTCCGGAAATTTATCAAAGAGAATACGGATACCGATATTGAAATCGTAAGCGTGTACCCAACAGGCGTGATGGGGCCGGCTCTATCCCAGCGGGATGATTCCACATCCATGGGACTGCAGTATCTGTTCAAACATAAGATTGCACCCAACCCTTTTGTGCAAATGCTTTATGACAACGACATGGAGTTTGCCATCGTTGACGTCCGCGATGTGGCCGAGGGAATTTTCAGGGCGGCCACGAAGGGCGGACTGCACGGCAAGCAATATTACCTGAGTAACGAGAGCTGGAAAGTGTCGGATATTTCACGAATGCTGAACAGCGAGCCGGTAATTGAAAAACGCCGGTTTGTGTATAGTGGCAAACTTGCGGAACAAGAGTTGGGAATAATGTATAAGCCGGCATCAGAATCATTCAGGGCATATTCAGAGCAATAA
- a CDS encoding response regulator transcription factor, producing the protein MKFLVVDDERDVEMLFKQKFRKEIRSGLIELEFAFSGQDALDRLHNTEPPDVLYIFSDINMPGMSGLELLNKVKSQFPQIQVSMISAYGDDENYRRAIDFGAKEFFTKPIDFASLKQEMQEMLDG; encoded by the coding sequence ATGAAATTTTTAGTTGTTGACGACGAACGCGATGTGGAAATGCTTTTTAAGCAGAAATTCAGAAAAGAGATCCGGAGCGGGTTGATTGAGCTGGAGTTTGCCTTTTCGGGTCAGGACGCATTGGACCGCCTTCATAACACTGAGCCACCCGATGTTCTCTATATTTTTTCGGACATCAATATGCCCGGAATGTCGGGATTGGAACTGCTCAACAAGGTTAAATCACAGTTTCCTCAAATCCAGGTGAGCATGATTTCGGCTTACGGAGATGACGAAAACTACCGGAGAGCCATAGATTTTGGAGCCAAAGAGTTTTTCACCAAGCCTATTGATTTCGCGTCGCTGAAACAGGAAATGCAGGAGATGTTGGATGGCTAA
- a CDS encoding APC family permease, with amino-acid sequence MESSNSVSPLQKEEGLKRTIGVWGLSANIVNIMVGAGIFVLPAIVAAGLGSASLLGYLFCGLLIALIMLCFAEAGSEVTDSGGPYTYIESAFGKYAGFMTANLFLIAALAAEAAIVNAAADILASFTPLLEVSIFRILFFLLIFGGFAWINVRGVKHGIGLVVLMTIAKLTPLVLLAMIGWKDVTGVNLYWETIPSMGSIGQMSLILFFAFMGAEVGLSVGGEVKNPQKTVPRAIFLGIAGVLVLYMLIQTISLGVLGSDLVNFQENPLAEVGSRVFGPAGLTLITIGAVISMLGSTNGGILNMPRVLFAEL; translated from the coding sequence ATGGAATCATCCAATTCAGTATCACCCCTCCAAAAAGAAGAAGGGCTTAAGCGCACCATCGGCGTGTGGGGTCTCAGCGCCAATATTGTAAACATCATGGTGGGAGCCGGAATATTTGTGCTGCCGGCCATTGTGGCTGCCGGACTAGGTTCTGCAAGCCTCTTAGGCTACCTCTTCTGCGGACTCCTCATTGCGCTGATTATGCTCTGTTTTGCCGAAGCCGGAAGTGAGGTTACCGACTCGGGCGGGCCATACACCTATATTGAATCAGCGTTTGGTAAGTACGCCGGTTTTATGACGGCCAACCTCTTCCTGATTGCAGCCCTGGCAGCTGAAGCAGCCATTGTCAATGCAGCCGCTGATATTCTGGCCTCTTTTACTCCGCTTCTTGAAGTGAGTATTTTCAGGATACTCTTTTTTCTGCTGATCTTCGGCGGTTTTGCCTGGATCAATGTGAGGGGAGTAAAGCATGGGATTGGCTTGGTTGTACTCATGACCATTGCCAAGCTAACACCCCTGGTACTACTGGCAATGATTGGTTGGAAAGATGTCACTGGCGTCAACCTATACTGGGAGACGATTCCCTCAATGGGAAGTATTGGACAGATGTCGCTCATCCTATTTTTCGCTTTTATGGGAGCCGAGGTGGGTTTGTCGGTTGGCGGTGAGGTTAAAAACCCTCAGAAAACCGTGCCTCGGGCAATCTTCCTCGGAATAGCCGGTGTTCTGGTTCTGTATATGCTCATACAAACTATATCTCTTGGTGTGTTAGGGAGTGATCTTGTGAATTTTCAGGAAAATCCACTGGCAGAAGTTGGAAGCAGGGTTTTCGGCCCTGCCGGGCTAACCCTGATCACTATTGGTGCCGTTATATCCATGTTAGGGAGTACAAATGGAGGCATTTTGAACATGCCCCGTGTACTCTTCGCAGAGTTGTAA
- a CDS encoding PP2C family protein-serine/threonine phosphatase, with translation MKEDHSHNILPDELKRLEEENRRLRGAVDELAILNDLALAIGGSLDSEVIMRSIIGKSIRALGAEQGDITLIDEDQANPTHTLVRSMVATSEHSPLHLNQNLLGWMQINKKPLLINEPENDSRFRNVDWDNSIRCLLSAPLMARSKLIGILTIYNKRGDNASGFSESDQRLLSIISAQSAQVVENARFYEEQQAYQFMRKELELASSIQKKMLPMAAPQIDGYSVAGKNVTAREVGGDYFDYIRMDENRWALCLGDISGKGLPASLLMTNLQAVLHGQTYHLVKPGEILKNANRQLYQSTNADKFATLFLAILDTSAHTIHYSSAGHDYPFLMKNNGTHLRLKTGGLPLGMMEGMEYEEETIRLDEGDLLFIFSDGVTDVSNEEDELLGEEPVFELLQNAQRHSESPDSLIRHVVDMCLDYCGKVQLFDDVTALALKRTETGQEEHYAVTNGRSGR, from the coding sequence ATGAAAGAAGATCATTCCCATAATATTCTGCCGGACGAATTGAAGCGCCTCGAGGAAGAAAACAGGCGTCTACGGGGAGCGGTGGATGAACTTGCAATCCTGAACGACCTGGCCCTGGCCATAGGAGGCAGTCTGGATAGTGAAGTAATTATGCGGTCTATCATCGGTAAGTCGATAAGGGCACTTGGAGCTGAACAGGGAGATATCACGCTTATTGACGAAGACCAGGCCAATCCCACACACACGCTTGTCAGAAGCATGGTTGCCACGAGCGAGCACTCCCCCCTGCACCTGAATCAAAATCTCTTGGGCTGGATGCAGATCAACAAAAAACCACTTCTGATCAACGAACCTGAAAATGATTCCAGGTTTCGAAATGTAGATTGGGACAACTCTATCCGGTGCCTGTTGAGTGCCCCCCTGATGGCAAGGTCAAAACTGATCGGGATTCTTACGATCTACAATAAACGCGGTGACAACGCTTCGGGTTTTTCAGAGTCTGACCAGCGGCTTCTATCCATCATATCGGCTCAGTCTGCCCAAGTAGTTGAAAATGCACGGTTTTATGAGGAGCAACAGGCGTACCAGTTTATGCGGAAGGAGCTTGAACTGGCTTCATCCATTCAGAAAAAGATGCTGCCAATGGCCGCACCTCAAATCGACGGTTACTCTGTAGCGGGGAAAAATGTAACCGCCAGGGAGGTTGGCGGCGATTATTTTGACTATATCCGAATGGATGAAAACCGCTGGGCGCTGTGCCTGGGGGATATCAGCGGAAAGGGCCTGCCGGCGTCATTGCTGATGACAAACCTGCAGGCTGTTCTTCACGGACAGACCTATCACCTGGTGAAGCCGGGGGAAATTCTTAAAAATGCCAACAGGCAGCTTTACCAAAGCACAAATGCCGATAAATTTGCCACCCTTTTTCTCGCCATTCTGGATACATCCGCCCACACAATTCACTATTCAAGCGCCGGTCACGACTATCCGTTTTTGATGAAAAATAACGGCACCCACCTTAGGCTGAAAACAGGAGGGTTACCGCTGGGGATGATGGAGGGAATGGAGTATGAAGAGGAAACGATACGCCTCGATGAAGGAGATCTTCTGTTTATTTTTTCAGATGGCGTTACCGACGTATCCAACGAGGAAGATGAACTACTGGGTGAGGAACCTGTTTTTGAACTGCTTCAAAATGCACAAAGGCACAGCGAGTCACCGGACAGCCTTATCAGGCATGTGGTTGATATGTGCCTGGACTACTGCGGAAAGGTACAGCTTTTCGATGATGTTACCGCCCTGGCCCTAAAAAGAACTGAAACCGGACAGGAGGAGCACTATGCAGTTACGAATGGTAGAAGCGGCCGTTAA
- a CDS encoding antibiotic biosynthesis monooxygenase family protein, with protein sequence MQLRMVEAAVKKGDDLSLEHLYAEKIIPALENTRGCIFAGLMQRQDQPSKYISLTLWRSDNDAENYVLSGEYRKNLREVEHTFEEGDEWKIQLSRDDTVEYIPVESEPEVKSFAISGKQDHLPPHLAAKTGYLRILSLKVKPGRAEEFKKIYYNEILPELESVNGCRFAFLLDNSGHAGEMISLTMWDDAASVDYYEKEGLFNSFLGRLNHTLGNLYRWKMALENRSKSATAITSQDIGVSKFTMITGKKFE encoded by the coding sequence ATGCAGTTACGAATGGTAGAAGCGGCCGTTAAGAAAGGTGATGACCTGAGCCTGGAACACCTTTACGCCGAAAAGATTATTCCGGCTCTTGAAAATACGCGCGGATGCATTTTTGCCGGGCTGATGCAGCGTCAGGACCAACCTTCCAAATATATCTCTTTAACACTTTGGCGCAGTGATAACGATGCGGAAAATTATGTACTCTCAGGTGAATACCGGAAAAATCTGAGGGAAGTTGAGCATACATTTGAAGAAGGTGATGAGTGGAAAATTCAGCTCTCCAGAGACGATACCGTAGAATACATTCCGGTGGAGTCTGAACCCGAAGTGAAATCGTTTGCAATTTCCGGAAAACAGGATCACTTGCCGCCACACCTTGCGGCAAAGACCGGCTATCTGAGAATTCTTTCACTGAAAGTTAAACCGGGCCGGGCAGAGGAGTTCAAAAAAATATACTACAACGAAATCCTGCCGGAACTGGAATCGGTAAACGGATGCCGGTTTGCATTTTTATTGGATAATTCCGGTCATGCCGGTGAGATGATCTCCCTTACGATGTGGGATGATGCCGCTTCGGTTGATTACTACGAAAAAGAGGGATTGTTCAACTCTTTTCTGGGAAGGCTTAATCATACGCTGGGCAATCTTTACAGGTGGAAAATGGCCCTCGAAAACCGATCGAAATCCGCTACGGCAATAACAAGCCAGGATATAGGTGTGAGCAAATTTACAATGATAACCGGTAAAAAATTTGAGTAA
- a CDS encoding serine/threonine-protein kinase, whose protein sequence is MDLTDRTISHYIITGKIGAGGMGVVYKARDTKLSRDVALKFLPGASTVDAESQKRFLQEAQSIAQINHSNICQIYGIEEDDRGVRFIVMEYVDGVNLGEALISKAGHQTGLPTNGSVNTGKQGEHKTGSEQILDYAIQIARGLDAAHQKEVIHRDIKPANIMVTEKGQVKILDFGLAKTAGVEEITRAGSTLGTISYMSPEQIRGEGVDKQSDIWSFGVVLYQMVTGRLPFGGDYEHSIMYSIMNTDPPPLEAEEYQLPAQFISVIERCLSKETENRYPSATELIEELLEIAGYSTANVKLSSNELKKPSSGIPALRTRKVLFGSGVLAILFLTVFLLFNGSDLLQPGSAAPGPEFIHVAVLPFSNIGADPSRQVFADGLVETITSQLSRLEQFQTDLWVVPPGELRSHSITSAGEANRMFGVNYAIAGSLQPISDRLRLTITLIDSKNLRQINSAVVDVDASEVLELHDKSVENLLAMLNLELNQEAIGVINEGNTRVPAAFELYVQGLGYLQKYEQKSENIDNAIEAFSEAVAIDNDFALAHAGLGQAYWSKYENTRERSWIDRAVEESKIAYDLNKNLLQVNITRGMISSGTGNYEDAVQYFNDALSSDPTSADAYLGLAEAYEYTGDYEEAESTYKRAISLKPDYWAGYNNLGAFYFRNSNYDKAKEQFRRVIEVTPDNYRGYMNLGSMHYFTEQLEEARVMYEKSLDLEKTYSAASNLGTLYYTEGRYPESANMYETALEINDGNYVLWGNLASAYYWSPGKRSQSFSVYERALELAIEQNEINPNNPDVIIDMAGYEARLGNNSRARRYAEQALEYDPESATIMYLAGSVFEQVGDRPEALFWIKSAVDAGYSRSDIVNQPELQELIRDPRFQEILETEPR, encoded by the coding sequence ATGGATTTGACTGACAGAACCATATCTCACTATATCATAACCGGGAAAATCGGTGCGGGCGGTATGGGTGTGGTATATAAAGCTCGCGATACAAAGCTCAGCCGGGATGTGGCTCTGAAGTTTTTACCGGGAGCATCCACAGTTGATGCTGAATCACAAAAACGGTTTTTGCAGGAAGCCCAGTCCATCGCGCAAATTAATCACTCCAATATTTGCCAGATCTACGGAATAGAAGAAGATGACCGGGGCGTACGATTTATTGTGATGGAATATGTGGACGGCGTAAACCTTGGTGAGGCCCTTATCAGCAAGGCCGGTCATCAAACCGGGCTGCCTACAAACGGTTCGGTGAACACCGGGAAACAAGGAGAGCATAAAACAGGATCTGAACAAATCCTGGACTATGCGATTCAGATTGCCAGGGGCCTGGATGCGGCCCATCAGAAAGAAGTGATTCACCGCGATATCAAGCCGGCAAATATCATGGTAACCGAAAAAGGACAGGTTAAAATCCTGGATTTCGGACTGGCAAAAACGGCCGGTGTGGAAGAGATAACCCGCGCCGGATCCACGCTCGGTACAATCTCCTATATGTCGCCTGAACAGATTCGGGGTGAAGGGGTGGATAAACAATCAGATATTTGGTCTTTTGGGGTGGTGCTTTACCAGATGGTGACGGGACGCCTGCCATTTGGCGGGGACTATGAACACTCCATTATGTATTCGATTATGAACACAGATCCGCCTCCCCTGGAAGCGGAGGAGTATCAGCTGCCTGCACAGTTCATCAGCGTGATCGAACGTTGCCTCTCAAAAGAGACAGAAAACAGGTACCCATCAGCAACTGAACTGATTGAAGAGCTGCTTGAGATTGCAGGTTATTCGACAGCGAACGTTAAGTTATCATCTAACGAACTGAAGAAGCCCAGTTCCGGCATACCTGCTCTTCGAACAAGGAAAGTACTATTCGGATCGGGCGTTCTTGCCATTCTGTTTCTAACCGTTTTTCTGCTGTTCAATGGGTCTGACCTGCTTCAACCCGGTTCCGCTGCGCCCGGCCCGGAATTTATTCATGTGGCGGTTCTCCCCTTTTCAAACATTGGGGCTGACCCAAGTCGCCAGGTATTTGCCGACGGTCTTGTTGAGACGATAACGAGCCAGCTCTCCCGGCTGGAGCAGTTCCAGACCGATCTCTGGGTGGTGCCGCCCGGAGAGTTGAGAAGTCATAGCATCACGAGCGCCGGTGAAGCCAACCGGATGTTTGGTGTGAACTATGCTATTGCCGGAAGTCTACAGCCTATTAGTGATCGTCTTCGGCTGACAATTACGCTAATCGATTCAAAAAATCTTCGTCAGATAAATTCGGCGGTTGTGGATGTTGATGCTTCCGAGGTGCTGGAGCTGCATGACAAATCGGTAGAAAACCTTTTGGCAATGCTGAACCTTGAACTGAATCAGGAGGCAATCGGGGTAATAAATGAAGGCAACACCCGGGTGCCGGCTGCATTTGAACTCTATGTTCAGGGTCTCGGCTATCTTCAAAAATATGAGCAAAAATCAGAAAATATCGACAACGCCATCGAAGCTTTCAGTGAAGCTGTGGCGATAGATAACGATTTTGCACTTGCACACGCTGGGCTGGGACAGGCATACTGGAGCAAGTATGAAAACACTAGAGAGCGGTCTTGGATTGACCGGGCAGTTGAGGAGAGTAAAATTGCCTATGACCTGAATAAAAATCTCCTGCAGGTGAATATTACAAGGGGAATGATCAGTTCAGGAACAGGAAACTACGAGGATGCAGTACAATATTTTAATGACGCCCTGTCAAGCGATCCAACCAGTGCTGATGCTTACCTGGGGCTGGCTGAAGCATACGAGTATACCGGGGATTACGAAGAGGCTGAATCAACCTATAAACGCGCCATTTCTCTAAAACCGGACTACTGGGCAGGGTACAACAATCTCGGGGCTTTTTATTTCAGGAACAGCAACTATGATAAAGCGAAAGAGCAATTCAGGCGCGTGATAGAGGTCACCCCCGATAATTACCGTGGCTATATGAACCTTGGCAGCATGCACTATTTTACTGAACAGCTTGAAGAAGCTCGGGTCATGTATGAGAAATCCCTTGACCTCGAAAAAACTTATAGTGCAGCTTCAAACCTCGGTACACTCTATTATACAGAAGGAAGGTATCCGGAATCGGCCAACATGTATGAAACGGCTCTCGAGATAAACGATGGTAACTACGTTCTGTGGGGAAACCTGGCAAGTGCCTACTACTGGTCTCCCGGCAAACGGAGTCAGTCGTTTTCTGTCTACGAACGTGCTCTTGAGTTGGCAATAGAGCAGAACGAAATCAATCCGAACAATCCGGACGTCATTATAGACATGGCCGGATATGAGGCCCGGCTCGGAAACAACAGCCGAGCAAGAAGATATGCTGAGCAGGCACTTGAATATGACCCCGAAAGTGCCACAATTATGTATCTGGCTGGAAGCGTATTTGAACAGGTGGGTGACAGGCCGGAAGCACTGTTCTGGATTAAAAGTGCGGTGGATGCCGGCTATTCGAGATCTGACATTGTAAATCAACCTGAACTTCAGGAGCTGATAAGAGATCCGCGTTTTCAGGAGATTTTAGAAACGGAGCCTCGCTGA
- a CDS encoding sensor histidine kinase: MKDKIVQPFFSTKKGTQGTGLGLSITNDIIKTYG; the protein is encoded by the coding sequence ATGAAAGACAAAATCGTGCAGCCGTTCTTTTCGACCAAGAAAGGGACTCAGGGGACCGGGCTTGGGCTGAGTATTACCAACGATATTATAAAAACCTATGGTTGA